In the Clavelina lepadiformis chromosome 8, kaClaLepa1.1, whole genome shotgun sequence genome, one interval contains:
- the LOC143468203 gene encoding uncharacterized protein LOC143468203, translated as MKPAVKFCSYLILIFFCGTFLTKYADGSCSQTVFAQPFIQHITSPNWPNSYPSNLDCEWTITSLAEENIIIEFLDISLTCCIDVIKVFDGNELVGMPIHTVKGTGEVTHFPSPYVSSTSSISVRLMTYDLPSKASGFRIAYRIANHSSSDSSPMGFNMFLTGSTNITSPNYPKNYTENSNTFWTFAAPIGEQLQFKVTEMLIEPCCDYLKLTDGLDERLIAKLGKEGVKKDTMFQTTTGILKVTFHTDYSINHQGFHASLSTIPRKPLNAKACGFTDMVTNQTTIFNSPSYPYDYPSNMDCNWLLKSPYNGWQVLVVFEDFRSEDCCDHLEVFDGTSFDSQLLATIKDKWNPHNYRFISSQGSLYLRFISDTNVNYRGFSGYYTLIEVPTPRAALHDEAQEIIEEVLPMEVSCFTGFALSGDGFQQDMQTLTQCPSGSSCLHATASIFDDTKYGNSNEIRISYGQCLPVHLCETYSCEQMQESLPPSIPSSFHECAFRCCNEDMCNQQPELKTINDVSGAEQACQNDDLAFLPGCTYRELHNQATMCFSLFFNEFPYTDPITCSRNLQLYQLCMYSVDEICFVGMKPVLFGLESESLSDELWKFVTSEFVDFSTIIHPSYELFCNNVKETPNEKYGGLFSFLSYVITGDSNHCGLTERDNITQNFIYLREQLIHVQKTADFCRLFDYLKETAMEVYRRCDVSSFIDYLNINDQNLHTKLHEHGAEIYRMSFNLLAEVFLPQCLALRTSSSK; from the exons ATGAAACCTGCAGTAAAATTTTGTTCGTATTTAATATTGATATTCTTCTGTGGGACGTTTTTGACAAAGTATGCAG ACGGAAGCTGCTCCCAAACCGTGTTTGCGCAACCCTTTATCCAGCATATTACATCACCCAATTGGCCAAACTCTTATCCCAGTAATTTAGATTGCGAATGGACGATAACATCACTTGCTGAggaaaatattattattgaaTTTTTGGACATAAGTCTCACCTGCTGCATCGACGTTATAAAG GTATTTGATGGAAATGAGTTAGTTGGTATGCCAATACACACAGTAAAAGGCACTGGCGAGGTGACACATTTTCCTTCTCCTTATGTATCATCGACCAGTTCAATATCTGTGAGATTGATGACTTATGACCTTCCCAGTAAAGCCAGTGGTTTTCGTATTGCCTATCGAATAG CAAACCATTCATCATCTGATAGTTCCCCCATGGGATTCAACATGTTTCTAACTGGATCAACCAACATTACGTCTCCAAATTATCCTAAAAATTATACGGAAAATTCTAACACTTTTTGGACATTTGCCGCACCTATTGGAGAACAATTGCAATTTAAAGTTACAGAAATGCTCATTGAACCATGCTGTGATTACCTAAAG CTAACTGATGGGCTTGATGAACGCCTTATAGCCAAGTTGGGAAAAGAAGGTGTTAAAAAGGATACCATGTTTCAAACAACTACTGGCATCTTGAAAGTTACATTTCATACCGATTACTCCATTAATCATCAAGGTTTTCATGCTTCCCTTTCCACCATTCCAC GTAAGCCTTTAAATGCAAAAGCATGCGGATTTACGGACATGGTCACGAATCAGACAACAATATTCAATTCACCCAGCTATCCTTATGACTACCCTTCAAATATGGATTGCAATTGGCTTTTAAAATCACCATATAATGGTTGGCAAGTGTTAGTTGTATTTGAAGACTTTAGATCAGAAGACTGCTGTGATCATTTAGAG GTTTTTGATGGTACCAGTTTTGATTCACAATTACTGGCAACAATCAAAGATAAGTGGAATCCTCATAACTACAGATTCATTTCAAGTCAAGGATCACTATATTTGAGATTTATTTCAGATACAAATGTAAACTACAGGGGATTTAGTGGTTATTATACCCTAA TTGAGGTACCTACGCCACGTGCAGCACTACACGATGAAGCTCAAG AAATTATTGAAGAGGTTCTTCCAATGGAGGTTAGCTGCTTCACTGGCTTCGCACTGTCAGGAGATGGATTTCAACAAGATATGCAAACATTAACTCAGTGTCCGTCTGGTTCTTCTTGTTTACATGCTACAGCCAGTATTTTTGATGATACTAAATATGGCAATTCAAACGAAA TTCGAATTTCATATGGACAGTGCCTTCCTGTTCACTTGTGTGAGACTTATTCATGTgaacaaatgcaagaaagtcTTCCTCCTTCAATACCCTCCAGTTTTCATGAATGTGCTTTCAGATGTTGTAATGAAGATATGTGTAATCAGCAACCAGAACTTAAAACAATCAATGATGTATCAG GTGCAGAGCAAGCTTGTCAAAATGATGACTTGGCATTTTTACCCGGCTGTACATACAGAGAACTTCATAATCAAGCGACCAtgtgcttttctttgttttttaatgaatttcCATACACAGACCCAATTACTTGCAG TCGAAATTTGCAACTCTATCAGCTTTGTATGTACTCAGTTGatgaaatatgttttgttGGAATGAAGCCTGTATTATTTGGATTGGAGTCAGAATCCCTCTCAGATGAACTATGG AAGTTTGTGACATCTGAATTCGTTGATTTTTCAACAATTATTCATCCTTCATACGAATTGTTTTGCAATAACGTAAAAGAGACTCCTAATGAAAAATACGGAGgattattttcttttctctcGTATGTGATTACTGGTGATAGTAACCACTGTGGATTGACAGAAAGAGACAATATTACCCAAAACTTTATATATCTGAGAGAACAGCTTATTCATGTTCAGAAAACGGCAGACTTTTGTCG ACTTTTTGACTATCTCAAAGAAACAGCGATGGAGGTTTATAGACGTTGTGATGTCTCTTCTTTTATCGACTACTTGAACATAAACGACCAAAACTTGCATACAAAATTGCATGAACACGGGGCAGAAATCTATAGAATGAGTTTCAACTTATTAGCCGAAGTCTTTTTACCACAATGCTTGG CCTTACGAACATCCTCATCAAAATAG
- the LOC143468202 gene encoding cubilin-like: MKMKLYLLLAFLCITKTVLTQEAATPVESALTHANSTANTNNEAKCGGVFMATSKPQRLTSPGWPNPYPSNQNCTWMLTAQQGYRIRIDILTFHTEPCCDHLEVYDGKIEVHRYVGEIRAFEPFVSEHDHLTLKFRSDVSIEFAGFEATFVATNSEMPSMMSTPSPAPCGFDAAATTFSHQLNSPGWPLPYGIRLDCVWRLTAKEGKQVRLDFISFFTEKCCDTLTISDGDREIAKIFGTEIPKDPIVSSSGSLVLQFKSDSSISRNGFQASYKEVENVAVLRQPSPAPCGFTATATNVSKALNSPGYPAIYAASLECEWLINALPGKQILLEFFSFDTESCCDYLTISSGNSNTTRLRGKPSKDLRFVSENGYFLLHFHSDKSHQRYGFQGRFFEVEAGANITALLKPGINDRNREGACGFNAIATETVQTLDSPGWPEKYGRLEECVWRLTAREGKQVELTISYVDTEACCDTLMIYDSNTRLDTVRGSNVDPKVYKSTAGVLLLRFHTDDTVQHTGFQSTFKEVEEITPTEPALASCRFNVNALATEQSLYSPRWPSSYPSSQDCEWVISANPGMNLMIEVLHISTELCCDYLEIFDGDTVVEKLQGFILPRSPFTMQSQTGRFVLRFHSDFSTEYNGFEVKYFETSDSVATQPPATKPATITDSGRVETEDPFAMFTRRTTPKTSPEICGEELRIANSTLQTLRSPNFPMPYPPSLQCNWIIRAPTNKTYVVLDIKEFNIEECCDHVLLMDGGEQVADLSGSTLPFVVYKSKSQEVEIHFHSDDSMEKEGFRLTYSTSDTPGMYEAPKTVGCGFDAEATLEPQYFTSPGWPDEYMNSKSCTWNINAPPDKIVRFEFTRFDTEDCCDYLEIREGKTILRHLQGEVGAEVLTTTTSNVSVTFFSDGSIRRAGFRGSFVMNDIEKKEPSSMLKCYSGLLIFGEGIDIHEEEETARCEFGSSCIEITATGISTLDPYGSPKSVHVSVGQCLPNYVCAGVTCSQIQHRVSPLLVSNLTDCTVRCCNQDMCNAPILPTAKSPTIPPSSAPQEEIFNEDMCLNDDVDFMPGCTYRELYHKAWLCSSLFFNNYPYIDTTQCSNNLQLYRSCIFGVQKRCQVGLKPIFARYNPALDDNFRMAALHSFANLTTIIDPAYDVFCEKNVDEIENLSGGFLSAVSSIVAVNVPFCDLEALTSATDMFYQLIYQLIQVEATEFCRLYSDVLHMVLEVTRACSINDIEQGKPMTQLLRNSKKLLQIIPDLLVEYTIPKCLAFENLDRYQPPEPMMNQPVIFSEPDANGCWSYNVDLMFLIDGSGSVQPAEFRQIIEFVKGVTNSFDLTRNKVGILQYSYWYRNRPIDNQPYLETEIRLGQFTSRLRFGIEADKIKHHGFQSYAAHAIQKAVRVDFASSDRRAERCTKKAIILITDGRATDAIKLETSANEARALGVNIYAVGIKDYVQSQLQIMATGVRGNNDRVYTVENFEDLISLVPPVRDEIDKLLHPKVVVLKSGEYAD, translated from the exons atgaaaatgaaactttacTTATTACTTGCTTTTCTTTGCATTACGAAGACCGTACTCACACAAGAAGCTGCGACACCAGTTGAGTCAG CCTTAACGCACGCAAATTCTACGGCCAACACAAATAACGAAG CAAAATGTGGTGGCGTGTTTATGGCGACAAGTAAACCCCAAAGATTAACCTCCCCGGGTTGGCCAAACCCTTACCCAAGCAATCAAAACTGCACTTGGATGTTGACTGCTCAACAAGGATACAGGATCAGGATAGACATCTTAACTTTTCACACTGAGCCGTGCTGTGATCATTTGGAG GTTTATGACGGTAAAATAGAAGTTCACAGATACGTAGGAGAAATTCGTGCTTTCGAACCTTTTGTATCAGAACACGACCATCTAACGCTAAAATTTCGTAGCGACGTATCTATTGAATTTGCTGGTTTTGAAGCTACCTTTGTAG CAACTAACTCGGAAATGCCATCCATGATGTCAACCCCTTCTCCAG CTCCGTGTGGATTTGACGCTGCAGCAACAACGTTTAGTCATCAATTGAACTCGCCAGGGTGGCCGTTACCTTACGGGATCAGATTGGACTGCGTTTGGAGACTGACGGCAAAGGAGGGAAAACAAGTTCGATTGGATTTCATTTcgttttttacagaaaaatgcTGCGACACCCTTACC ATAAGCGACGGAGATCGAgaaattgctaaaatttttggGACAGAAATACCGAAGGATCCCATAGTGTCATCATCTGGGAGCTTGGTGTTACAGTTTAAGTCAGATTCTTCCATATCCAGGAATGGATTTCAAGCGTCGTATAAAG aAGTTGAAAATGTCGCAGTTCTAAGGCAACCGTCACCGG CGCCTTGTGGTTTTACTGCAACTGCGACGAATGTATCTAAAGCGCTCAATTCTCCGGGGTACCCTGCCATTTATGCAGCTAGTCTGGAGTGCGAGTGGCTTATAAACGCACTACCTGGGAAACAGATTCTGCTGGAATTCTTCTCGTTTGATACTGAAAGCTGCTGTGACTACTTGACG ATTTCAAGTGGAAACAGCAACACTACCAGGTTAAGAGGCAAACCTTCGAAAGACCTTCGTTTTGTGTCCGAAAATGGATATTTTCTACTTCATTTCCATTCTGACAAATCTCATCAAAGATATGGATTTCAGGGACGTTTTTTTG AGGTAGAAGCAGGCGCCAACATAACGGCCCTTC TAAAACCAGGAATTAACGACAGAAATCGTGAAG GTGCCTGCGGCTTCAACGCCATTGCAACCGAAACTGTACAAACACTCGATTCACCGGGATGGCCTGAAAAATATGGACGTCTGGAAGAATGTGTTTGGAGATTAACAGCACGGGAAGGAAAACAAGTGGAGTTAACAATCTCTTACGTTGATACAGAAGCTTGTTGTGATACCTTAATG ATCTACGACAGCAACACAAGATTAGACACTGTGCGTGGTAGCAATGTAGACCCTAAAGTATACAAATCCACGGCAGGAGTGTTACTCCTTCGATTTCATACAGATGACACAGTGCAACATACTGGATTCCAATCCACTTTCAAAG AAGTAGAAGAAATTACGCCAACAGAGCCTGCTCTAG CGTCGTGCAGATTCAACGTCAACGCATTAGCAACAGAGCAATCATTGTACTCTCCAAGGTGGCCGTCATCGTACCCGAGCAGTCAAGACTGTGAATGGGTAATCAGCGCAAACCCCGGGATGAATTTGATGATAGAAGTTCTTCATATATCCACAGAACTTTGCTGCGATTATTTAGAG ATTTTTGATGGAGATACAGTAGTGGAAAAATTGCAAGGTTTTATACTGCCACGCTCACCATTCACGATGCAATCTCAAACCGGAAGGTTTGTTTTGCGATTCCATTCCGATTTCTCCACTGAGTACAATGGCTTTGAAGTCAAatattttg AAACCAGCGATAGTGTTGCAACACAACCTCCGGCCACCAAGCCAGCAACAATAACAG ATAGCGGAAGGGTAGAAACAGAAGATCCTTTTGCCATGTTCACTCGTCGAACTACACCAAAAACGTCACCAG AAATTTGTGGTGAAGAATTACGAATTGCAAACAGTACTTTACAAACGCTAAGGTCACCCAACTTTCCCATGCCGTACCCACCCAGTCTGCAGTGCAACTGGATAATCAGGGCACcgacaaataaaacatatgtCGTATTGGACATTAAGGAATTTAACATTGAAGAATGCTGTGATCACGTGTTG CTGATGGACGGAGGAGAACAAGTGGCGGACTTATCGGGGTCTACGTTGCCCTTCGTTGTTTATAAAAGCAAAAGTCAAGAAGTTGAAATACATTTTCACTCCGATGACTCTATGGAAAAAGAGGGATTTAGGCTGACGTACTCAACAT CTGATACACCTGGAATGTATGAAGCACCCAAAACAG TTGGATGTGGATTTGACGCCGAAGCTACACTTGAACCCCAGTATTTCACGTCACCCGGTTGGCCTGACGAATACATGAATTCTAAGTCATGCACATGGAATATTAACGCACCTCCTGACAAGATAGTTCGTTTCGAATTCACGCGATTTGACACAGAAGATTGCTGCGACTACTTGGAG ATAAGGGAAGGCAAAACTATTCTACGCCATCTTCAAGGCGAAGTTGGAGCAGAAGTTTTAACAACCACCACCTCCAACGTAAGCGTGACGTTTTTCTCCGATGGAAGTATCAGAAGAGCCGGATTTAGAGGATCTTTCGTAATGA ACGACATCGAGAAGAAGGAACCTTCCAGTATGCTCAAATGCTATTCCGGACTTCTTATTTTCGGTGAAGGTATCGACATCCACGAGGAAGAAGAAACTGCCCGATGTGAGTTTGGATCCTCTTGTATAGAAATCACAGCAACAGGGATCAGCACCCTTGACCCATATGGAAGCCCCAAATCAG TGCATGTATCGGTTGGTCAATGCTTGCCCAATTACGTGTGTGCTGGAGTGACGTGTTCGCAAATTCAACACCGTGTTTCACCGCTGCTGGTATCTAACCTAACCGATTGCACGGTGAGATGCTGCAACCAGGATATGTGCAATGCGCCCATCTTACCCACGGCTAAATCACCAACTATACCACCCTCGTCTGCTCCACAGGAAG aaattttcaatGAAGACATGTGTCTAAATGACGATGTAGACTTCATGCCTGGTTGCACTTACAGAGAGTTGTATCACAAAGCATGGTTGTGCTCAAGTCtcttttttaacaattatCCTTATATTGATACAACGCAGTGCAG CAACAATCTTCAGCTCTATAGAAGTTGCATCTTTGGTGTGCAAAAGAGATGTCAAGTCGGGTTAAAACCAATATTTGCGCGATACAATCCAGCACTTGATGATAATTTCCGA ATGGCGGCATTGCACAGTTTTGCCAACCTAACGACCATTATTGATCCGGCCTACGACGTTTTTTGTGAGAAGAACGTGGATGAAATAGAAAATCTATCCGGGGGGTTCCTATCCGCAGTGTCATCCATTGTAGCCGTTAATGTGCCGTTTTGTGACCTCGAAGCTCTAACGAGTGCAACCGACATGTTTTACCAGCTCATTTATCAGCTTATTCAAGTAGAGGCAACAGAATTTTGCAG GCTTTACTCCGACGTCCTTCACATGGTGCTTGAGGTCACCCGCGCCTGCTCAATAAACGACATTGAACAGGGAAAACCCATGACACAATTACTGCGGAACTCAAAAAAGCTTCTACAGATAATTCCAGATCTGCTTGTGGAATATACAATACCCAAGTGTCTCG catttgaaaatttggACAGATACCAGCCACCAG AGCCCATGATGAATCAACCGGTTATTTTCTCTGAGCCTGACGCTAATG GCTGCTGGTCTTACAATGTCGACCTCATGTTTTTGATCGACGGCTCTGGGTCAGTTCAACCAGCTGAATTCAGGCAAATAATTGAGTTTGTGAAAGGGGTCACCAATTCCTTTGATCTCACCCGCAACAAAGTCGGTATTTTGCAATACTCCTATTGGTATCGAAATAG ACCGATTGATAACCAGCCATATTTGGAGACAGAAATACGACTCGGACAATTTACAAGTAGACTGAGGTTTGGT ATTGAAGCcgacaaaataaaacatcacGGTTTTCAGAGCTACGCTGCTCACGCTATACAAAAAGCTGTAAGAGTTGATTTCGCTTCGTCTGATCGACGCGCCGAACGATGTACtaaaaaagcaattatatTAATAACGGACGGAAG GGCGACTGACGCCATTAAGCTTGAAACAAGTGCTAACGAAGCAAGAGCGCTCGGCGTCAACATATACGCGGTTGGAATTAAAGATTATGTCCAATCTCAGCTGCAG ATCATGGCAACCGGAGTGCGGGGTAACAACGATCGAGTCTACACGGTTGAAAATTTCGAGGATCTTATCTCATTGGTCCCGCCTGTTCGTGATGAAATTGATAAACTTCTCCATC CGAAAGTTGTCGTTTTAAAATCTGGGGAATATGCAGACTGA